In Hymenobacter sublimis, a single genomic region encodes these proteins:
- the recQ gene encoding DNA helicase RecQ, whose amino-acid sequence MPAVKQQVQQEADLKGKLKEVFGYGQFRGVQEDIIQNVIAGNNTFVIMPTGAGKSLCYQLPALVLPGTAIVISPLIALMKNQVDQLNAFGVNAQFLNSTLSKSEMNKVKKDVISGEVKLLYVAPESLTKDETIEFLNKATISFVAIDEAHCISEWGHDFRPEYRKIRSIIDGLGVQVPIIALTATATPKVQQDIQKNLQMDDASVFKTSFNRTNLYYEVRPKHNTKKQLIQYVKLRKGQAGIVYCLSRKKVEEIAELLKVNDVRALPYHAGLDPHVRMANQDAFLNEDCDVIVATIAFGMGIDKPDVRFVIHYDTPKSIEGYYQETGRGGRDGLEGDCLMFYSYDDIVKLEKFNKDKPVTERDNSKLLLQEMANYADSAVCRRKQLLHYFGEHFEKDCGFCDNCKHPKERFEAKEEVCMALKAVVQTDERFGLDHIGTVLMGMNNPHVESYGHDKLPIYGQGKDHDAQFWHSLLRQTLLSGYLEKDIENFGVVKITAKGIDFIENPHSIKLTKDHNYEEEVKEEQEQEEVQQAAGHDEALFDMLKALRKKVAQQKNLPPYVLFQDPSLKEMATTFPTKMDDLAHVSGVGQGKAQKFGAPFLALIQKYVDENDIVTAADVVVKSAVNKSKIKIYIIQQIDKKMDLEEIASSKGIDMRELMEEIEHICYAGTKLNLDYYIDGVLDEERQEEIYDYFMTAQTDNIAAALKELGTDDYTEEDLRLMRIKFLSEVAN is encoded by the coding sequence ATGCCAGCCGTGAAACAACAAGTGCAGCAAGAGGCTGATTTGAAAGGCAAGTTAAAGGAAGTTTTCGGGTACGGTCAGTTCCGGGGCGTACAGGAAGACATCATTCAGAACGTTATTGCGGGCAATAACACGTTCGTCATCATGCCTACTGGCGCCGGCAAAAGCCTGTGCTATCAGCTTCCCGCGCTGGTGTTGCCGGGCACGGCCATCGTCATTTCGCCGCTTATTGCCCTGATGAAAAATCAGGTGGACCAGCTGAATGCTTTCGGGGTGAATGCCCAGTTCCTGAACTCGACCTTGTCGAAGTCGGAGATGAACAAGGTCAAGAAGGACGTGATTAGCGGCGAAGTGAAGCTGCTGTACGTGGCACCCGAAAGCCTGACCAAGGACGAAACTATTGAGTTTCTCAACAAGGCCACCATCAGCTTTGTAGCCATTGATGAGGCCCACTGTATTTCGGAGTGGGGCCACGACTTCCGGCCCGAGTACCGCAAAATTCGCAGCATTATTGATGGGCTGGGCGTGCAGGTGCCCATCATTGCCCTCACGGCCACGGCTACCCCCAAAGTGCAGCAGGACATCCAGAAGAACCTGCAGATGGATGATGCCTCGGTTTTTAAAACGTCCTTTAACCGCACCAACCTCTACTATGAGGTGCGGCCCAAGCACAACACCAAAAAGCAGCTGATTCAGTACGTGAAGCTGCGCAAGGGCCAGGCCGGTATTGTGTACTGCCTGAGTCGCAAGAAGGTAGAGGAAATTGCTGAGTTGCTGAAAGTCAACGACGTGCGCGCCCTCCCCTACCACGCCGGCCTCGACCCGCACGTGCGCATGGCCAACCAAGATGCCTTCCTGAACGAAGACTGCGACGTAATTGTGGCCACCATTGCCTTCGGTATGGGCATCGACAAGCCCGACGTGCGCTTCGTGATTCACTACGACACGCCCAAGAGCATTGAAGGCTACTACCAGGAAACCGGCCGCGGTGGCCGCGACGGTCTGGAGGGCGACTGCCTGATGTTCTACAGCTACGACGACATTGTGAAGCTGGAGAAGTTCAACAAGGACAAGCCCGTCACGGAGCGCGACAACTCCAAGCTGCTCTTGCAGGAAATGGCCAATTATGCCGACTCGGCGGTGTGCCGGCGTAAGCAGTTACTGCACTACTTCGGCGAGCATTTCGAGAAGGACTGCGGCTTCTGCGACAACTGCAAGCACCCTAAAGAGCGGTTTGAGGCCAAGGAGGAAGTGTGCATGGCCCTGAAAGCGGTAGTGCAAACCGACGAACGGTTTGGCCTCGACCACATTGGCACCGTGCTCATGGGCATGAACAACCCGCACGTGGAAAGCTACGGCCACGACAAACTACCCATCTACGGGCAGGGCAAAGACCACGACGCTCAATTCTGGCACTCACTCTTGCGCCAGACCTTGCTCAGTGGTTACTTGGAAAAGGACATCGAAAACTTTGGCGTGGTCAAGATTACGGCCAAGGGTATTGACTTCATTGAAAATCCGCATTCAATCAAGCTCACCAAGGACCATAACTACGAGGAAGAGGTGAAAGAGGAACAGGAACAAGAAGAAGTTCAGCAGGCCGCCGGTCATGATGAGGCCCTGTTTGACATGCTGAAGGCCCTGCGTAAGAAAGTGGCCCAGCAGAAGAATCTGCCCCCCTACGTGCTATTTCAGGACCCGAGTCTGAAGGAAATGGCGACGACCTTCCCCACCAAAATGGATGACCTGGCCCACGTGTCGGGGGTAGGCCAGGGCAAGGCGCAGAAGTTTGGTGCGCCCTTCCTGGCCTTGATCCAAAAGTATGTGGACGAGAATGACATTGTAACGGCCGCCGACGTGGTGGTCAAATCAGCCGTCAATAAGTCAAAAATTAAGATTTACATCATTCAACAAATCGACAAGAAGATGGATTTGGAGGAAATTGCTTCCTCTAAGGGCATCGACATGCGGGAGCTGATGGAGGAAATTGAGCACATCTGCTACGCCGGCACCAAGCTCAACCTCGACTACTACATTGACGGAGTGCTGGATGAGGAGCGGCAGGAGGAGATTTATGACTACTTCATGACGGCCCAAACCGATAACATTGCCGCAGCCCTCAAGGAACTCGGCACCGACGACTACACTGAAGAGGACTTGCGCCTAATGCGCATCAAATTCCTGAGTGAGGTAGCCAACTAA
- a CDS encoding carbamoyltransferase family protein, producing the protein MAQYILGINCSGFHSSACLLGPDGRVRVAIAEERLSRVKQDKSFPRLAIRYCCEVAGIELTDIADVFIGWNPAPYLLQPQQTLADAFQNRGKLAQLTLNELAALQGGVSCINQTLTGTEGTQMRLHYVDHHRAHLANALLQSGFAEADFFVADGFGETTTGLMGTATTAGLQELAANRTPHSLGLFYGTFTEFLGFRPNGDEWKIMALAARGNPQTYYEVLRPLIQVSGLHFELDLRYFEFFLFFTPHYYSPKLVELLGAPLPPGAEPAQREFDIVAAVQRITEEVVFELLGNLHARTGQRRLVLGGGVLMNSVLNGKLTQRTPYQEVYIGATPDDTGISVGSALYGRQYVLNLPAEPSRASTHNFFGQEYVAADIEKELQRRKLQYECPSNLTEATADLLHEGLVIGWFQGASELGQRALGHRSILANPTLPDMKARVNASIKYREAFRPFAPAVPVERQHEFFDLPAGETAYFMEKVFPLLPLAQQRLPAVTHDDGTGRLQSVRADDNPLFHELLLAFEKRSEVPVLLNTSFNLNGMPMVESPADALDCYLRSGLDALVLGPFLLRK; encoded by the coding sequence ATGGCACAGTACATTCTTGGTATCAATTGCAGCGGCTTCCATTCCTCGGCGTGTTTGCTGGGGCCCGATGGGCGGGTGCGGGTAGCCATTGCGGAGGAGCGGCTGAGCCGGGTGAAACAGGATAAGTCGTTTCCGCGGCTGGCTATTCGGTATTGCTGCGAGGTGGCCGGCATTGAGCTGACGGATATTGCCGACGTATTTATCGGCTGGAACCCAGCTCCCTACCTGCTGCAGCCCCAGCAAACCCTAGCCGATGCCTTCCAAAACCGGGGCAAGCTGGCCCAGCTCACACTCAATGAACTGGCCGCACTGCAAGGCGGCGTCAGTTGCATCAATCAAACGCTGACCGGTACGGAGGGCACTCAGATGCGGCTGCATTACGTGGACCACCACCGCGCCCACCTGGCTAATGCCCTGCTGCAATCAGGCTTCGCAGAGGCCGACTTTTTTGTAGCCGATGGCTTTGGCGAAACCACTACGGGGCTTATGGGCACGGCTACCACGGCAGGCCTACAGGAACTGGCCGCCAACCGCACACCTCACTCACTAGGACTGTTTTACGGCACTTTCACGGAGTTCCTGGGCTTCCGTCCCAACGGCGACGAGTGGAAGATTATGGCCTTGGCGGCGCGCGGCAACCCGCAGACGTACTACGAAGTGCTGCGGCCCCTGATTCAGGTAAGCGGCCTGCACTTTGAGCTGGACTTGCGCTATTTCGAGTTCTTCCTGTTTTTTACGCCGCACTATTACTCGCCCAAGCTGGTGGAGCTGCTCGGAGCGCCCCTACCCCCCGGCGCTGAGCCCGCCCAGCGCGAATTTGATATTGTGGCTGCCGTGCAGCGCATCACTGAGGAGGTTGTGTTTGAGCTTCTGGGCAACCTGCACGCCCGTACCGGCCAGCGGCGCCTGGTGCTGGGTGGGGGCGTGCTCATGAATTCGGTGCTCAACGGCAAGCTCACCCAACGGACACCTTACCAGGAAGTATACATCGGCGCTACCCCCGACGATACCGGCATCAGTGTGGGCAGCGCCTTGTACGGCCGGCAGTACGTGCTCAACCTTCCGGCCGAACCAAGCCGGGCTAGCACGCATAATTTCTTTGGCCAGGAATACGTGGCGGCTGACATTGAAAAGGAGCTCCAGCGCCGCAAGCTGCAGTATGAGTGCCCTTCTAATCTCACCGAAGCTACGGCGGATTTGCTTCACGAAGGGCTGGTAATAGGCTGGTTTCAGGGAGCTTCGGAGCTGGGCCAGCGCGCCCTGGGGCACCGGAGTATTCTGGCTAACCCCACCCTGCCCGACATGAAAGCCCGGGTAAATGCCAGCATCAAATACCGCGAAGCCTTCCGGCCCTTTGCCCCCGCAGTGCCCGTGGAACGTCAGCACGAGTTCTTCGATTTGCCAGCGGGTGAAACGGCTTATTTCATGGAAAAGGTATTTCCGCTGCTCCCGCTAGCCCAGCAGCGCCTCCCGGCCGTCACACACGACGATGGCACGGGCCGGCTCCAGAGCGTCCGGGCCGACGATAACCCACTATTTCACGAGTTGTTGCTCGCCTTCGAAAAGCGAAGTGAGGTACCTGTGTTGCTGAACACATCCTTCAACCTCAACGGCATGCCCATGGTAGAGTCGCCGGCCGACGCCCTGGATTGCTACCTACGCTCCGGCCTCGATGCCTTGGTACTGGGGCCGTTTCTGCTGCGGAAATAA
- a CDS encoding BrxA/BrxB family bacilliredoxin, with protein MATYPEYMVAPIRQDLVEAGFEQLMTPEEVDTVLNEQSGTVLVAVNSVCGCAAAKARPALKMAVSSSDKKPAKLVTVFAGMETEAVAKAREHMLPYPPSSPCIALFKDGELVHMIERYHIEGNDLMRIVNNLQGAFEEHC; from the coding sequence ATGGCCACGTATCCCGAATACATGGTAGCGCCGATTCGCCAGGACCTCGTTGAGGCCGGTTTCGAGCAGCTGATGACCCCCGAAGAAGTTGACACGGTGCTCAACGAGCAGAGCGGTACCGTACTGGTGGCCGTTAACTCGGTGTGTGGCTGTGCCGCCGCCAAAGCCCGTCCGGCCCTGAAAATGGCCGTTTCTAGCTCCGACAAAAAGCCCGCTAAACTGGTAACAGTATTCGCTGGCATGGAAACGGAAGCCGTGGCCAAGGCCCGCGAGCATATGCTGCCCTACCCACCCAGCAGCCCTTGCATTGCCCTGTTTAAAGATGGTGAGCTGGTGCACATGATTGAGCGTTACCACATTGAGGGCAACGATTTGATGCGCATCGTGAACAACCTGCAGGGTGCCTTCGAGGAGCACTGCTAA